The following are encoded in a window of Fusarium falciforme chromosome 11, complete sequence genomic DNA:
- a CDS encoding Beta-lactamase domain-containing protein, giving the protein MHIHAPLSLLAFAAAGSAARIVATDNVPLLGPAFASNFDISKSKAIEDAKAKFPDLIEELFESKALDKDGLIFSLDVFSASTNSSIYSYKHVGKSQEKALTAGNLSDTTISRTGSVSKLFTAYAIIAKAGMEVFSHPVTRYIPELAGNKSENPLERIDWDEITVGTLLSHQAGTGGVSDLLISYFNSTDQPTDEGLISEGLKHYRDVRRPTMTPHHTALYSDGGYSLLTIIFSRMTGKPYGDAIKEILFDPLGLDQMSSGAPNGSDIDAIDRRPVDNSSSWGGNPEFVAGSGGIYGSTRDFRLAGLSILNSEILSAATTKAWMKPMSGTGSLVELVGAPWEIQRLMIPATPGSNRTRVSDLYTKAGGNGDYTAIIALSPDHGIGYSLLVAGSSATPARWPLRDVLGETFIPAAEQAAAENAKKSLTGTFVAEGAESTNLTITFDEGKPGLGLESLYYEGVDIRSQILGSPEPFPMSVRLYPAGITSSKSLSSLYKSKGKISVKHTAVISPLPLTPRAAVEGGKGGLFDNSQVWMSIGQYGSGDEFVFNLVDGKLESVTSFALRDAGVEGDLKRVD; this is encoded by the exons ATGCATATCCATGCACCATTGAGTCTGCTGGCCTTTGCGGCAGCTGGCTCAGCAGCACGCATCGTCGCAACCGACAATGTTCCCCTTCTCGGACCAGCCTTTGCCAGTAACTTTGACATTTCCAAGTCAAAGGCCATTGAGgacgccaaggccaagtttCCCGATCTTATCGAAGAGCTCTTCGAATCTAAGGCGCTCGACAAAGATGGTCTCATCTTTTCCCTTGACGTCTTCTCAGCGAGCACCAACAGCTCTATCTATAGCTACAAGCACGTCGGCAAGAGCCAAGAAAAGGCCCTCACTGCTGGAAACCTGAGCGACACGACGATTTCTCGCACAGGAAGTGTTTCGAAGCTATTTACGGCGTacgccatcatcgccaaagCTGGCATGGAGGTGTTTAGTCACCCCGTTACTAGGTATATCCCTGAGCTCGCTGGGAACAAGAGCGAGAACCCTTTGGAAAGAATAGACTGGGACGAGATCACTGTTGGCACACTTCTATCCCATCAAGCTGGCACTGGAGGAGTTTCAG ACCTCCTCATTTCATATTTCAACTCTACAGACCAGCCGACCGATG AGGGTCTGATCTCAGAGGGTTTGAAACACTACCGAGATGTTAGGCGTCCAACAATGACTCCACACCACACGGCTCTGTACTCCGATGGTGGCTATAGTCTCCTGACAATTATTTTCTCCCGCATGACAGGCAAGCCGTACGGTGACGCCATCAAGGAAATCCTCTTTGATCCTCTCGGACTGGACCAAATGTCGTCAGGAGCGCCCAACGGTTCAGACATTGATGCTATTGATCGCAGGCCCGTTGATAACTCTAGCTCGTGGGGTGGTAACCCTGAGTTTGTCGCTGG ATCTGGTGGTATTTACGGCAGCACCCGAGATTTCCGTCTTGCTGGCCTGTCCATCTTGAACTCTGAAATCCTCTCTGCCGCCACAACTAAGGCTTGGATGAAGCCTATGAGTGGAACTGGCTCCCTGGTTGAGCTGGTTGGCGCTCCATGGGAGATCCAGCGTCTTATGATCCCTGCTACGCCGGGTTCAAACCGCACCCGTGTCTCGGACCTCTACACCAAGGCTGGCGGAAATGGTGACTATACTGCCATTATTGCGCTCTCTCCCGACCATGGCATCGGCTATTCTCTCTTGGTCGCTGGCAGCTCGGCTACTCCAGCTCGCTGGCCCCTGCGTGACGTTCTTGGCGAGACCTTTATCCCAGCTGCCGAGCAAGCCGCGGCGGAGAACGCAAAGAAGAGCCTCACGGGCACGTTTGTCGCTGAAGGTGCAGAGAGTACTAACCTTACCATAACCTTCGATGAGGGTAAGCCTGGACTGGGCTTAGAGTCGTTATACTACGAGGGTGTCGATATCCGCTCCCAGATTCTCGGATCACCAGAGCCCTTTCCCATGTCAGTTCGACTCTACCCGGCCGGTATCACTTCCTCAAAGTCCCTGTCTTCTCTATACAAGAGCAAGGGCAAGATTTCCGTCAAGCACACGGCGGTTATCAGCCCCCTTCCATTGACGCCTCGGGCGGCAGTCGAGGGCGGCAAGGGAGGCCTATTTGACAATTCGCAGGTTTGGATGAGCATTGGACAATATGGATCCGGGGATGAGTTTGTCTTTAACCTTGTTGATGGAAAACTGGAGAGTGTGACGAGCTTTGCTCTGAGAGATGCTGGTGTCGAAGGGGACTTGAAGCGAGTTGATTAG
- a CDS encoding Fungal-trans domain-containing protein → MSSTTEPARRPGRKRITLACNGCRVKRTKCDGEQPQCGACKYRQQECEYTQEESKRRRPSNAYIMALEARIQTLEKSLALATQTNPLFVHDSNYRLPREGVNTAALETAFDLSPSDDANQTESVDDLADALGCFTIGDAGELRFFGTSSNFDLMPSTSLKVASSVQARHRGIEAAQQLPTFFEPTDELRDHLLGLFWKWQNSWQYIVPRESFIVDLYVERSGRFCTPLLLNAILALSSRYSPRPELRTDPEDANTAGHIFADQAKTMLHYESEAPTTSTVQATALLGLFWASIDNEGLGFMYIGMATRMAMNLGLQSDCTQYAARGIISEEDVEARNVAFWGIYVLDKLYCLGMGRPASIQEYNITTAKPKILEDRPAALLSAEQRKFSQPWPTSHITENAIKTCEIMIITSEVIDQLYAQRSSWTDREREDRVMETHLRSARLFDQLPKSLKMSESSLYPVPPYVYHLHIQYHHSIILLHRPFFKVLSRGRNCVEFDPEGKDVHSKSCKSSAIKIAKIVRIYRSNYTNQCQPISAVHPIFTAAIIHLLDLKMGPPNANNEAMRCLSICIKALYEMNTNWDWANRSIRAIRSLADQWGVTLSTPELLGDIPEINKRQFELYERGAFPTGQGLEVGSGGEQALPPEMFDELFQAWAFDQNMGNMAFDFSDEA, encoded by the exons ATGTCCTCCACTACGGAGCCGGCTCGGCGACCGGGGAGAAAGAGAATTACCCTGGCATGCAATGGCTGCCGAGTAAAAAGGACCAAG TGCGACGGCGAACAGCCACAATGCGGTGCTTGCAAGTATCGCCAGCAAGAGTGCGAGTATACTCAAGAGGAGAGCAAAAGAAG GCGTCCAAGTAACGCGTACATCATGGCCTTGGAAGCGCGCATTCAGACACTTGAGAAGAGCCTAGCCCTTGCAACACAGACGAACCCACTATTTGTTCATGATTCTAACTACCGGCTGCCGAGAGAAGGGGTGAATACAGCTGCATTGGAAACCGCCTTCGACCTGTCGCCATCTGACGACGCCAACCAGACCGAGTCGGTAGATGATCTCGCAGATGCACTCGGATGCTTCACAATAGGCGATGCTGGAGAACTACGATTCTTTGGCACATCGAGCAATTTCGACCTCATGCCTAGCACATCTCTCAAGGTCGCTTCTTCAGTCCAGGCCCGGCACCGAGGTAtagaagcagctcaacaGTTGCCAACCTTCTTCGAGCCCACAGACGAGCTCCGTGATCATCTTCTGGGTTTATTCTGGAAATGGCAGAATTCATGGCAATACATTGTACCCAGAGAGTCATTCATCGTCGATCTCTATGTTGAAAGGTCTGGCCGCTTCTGCACACCTTTGCTGCTGAACGCAATACTTGCGCTGTCGTCGCGCTACTCACCGAGACCAGAGCTCAGAACGGATCCAGAAGACGCAAATACTGCTGGCCATATTTTTGCAGACCAAGCCAAGACCATGCTACACTATGAATCCGAAGCTCCGACTACATCGACCGTTCAAGCGACGGCACTGCTGGGCTTGTTCTGGGCATCTATCGACAACGAGGGTCTTGGATTCATGTACATCGGCATGGCAACACGCATGGCAATGAACCTCGGTTTACAGTCGGACTGCACACAATACGCAGCCAGAGGAATCATCTCCGAAGAGGACGTAGAGGCCCGCAACGTCGCCTTTTGGGGCATATATGTACTTGACAA ATTGTACTGCCTTGGAATGGGTAGACCTGCTAGCATTCAGGAGTATAACATTACGACAGCCAAACCCAAGATTCTTGAAGACCGACCTGCAGCACTTCTCTCTGCAGAACAGAGAAAATTCTCACAGCCCTGGCCGACGTCTCACATCACCGAGAATGCCATCAAGACTTGCGAAATCATGATTATTACTTCCGAGGTTATTGATCAGCT GTATGCTCAGCGCTCTTCATGGACAGacagagaaagagaggaCCGGGTCATGGAAACACATTTACGGTCTGCAAGGCTGTTTGACCAGCTTCCAAAGTCACTCAAGATGTCCGAGTCAAGTCTTTACCCTGTGCCGCCATATGTATACCACCTTCA CATTCAATACCATCACTCGatcatccttcttcatcgaCCCTTCTTCAAGGTTCTGTCTCGCGGCCGCAACTGCGTTGAATTCGACCCTGAAGGCAAAGATGTCCACTCAAAATCTTGCAAATCATCAGCAATCAAAATCGCAAAGATTGTTCGTATATACAGGAGCAATTATACAAAT CAATGCCAGCCAATATCTGCGGTCCACCCCATATTCACGGCAGCAATTATACATCTACTAGATCTCAAGATGGGCCCACCCAACGCAAACAACGAGGCAATGCGTTGTCTCAGCATCTGCATCAAAGCCCTATACGAGATGAACACAAATTGGGACTGGGCGAACCGATCCATTCGAGCAATTCGCTCCCTGGCCGACCAATGGGGCGTCACTCTCAGTACCCCGGAGTTATTGGGGGACATTCCAGAAATCAATAAGCGACAGTTTGAACTGTATGAGCGTGGAGCCTTTCCGACTGGCCAAGGCCTGGAGGTGGGCTCTGGTGGAGAGCAGGCGTTGCCTCCAGAGATGTTTGATGAGCTGTTTCAGGCGTGGGCTTTTGACCAAAACATGGGAAACATGGCGTTTGACTTTTCGGATGAGGCTTGA
- a CDS encoding Nitrilase, with product MASSKIKVAAVQAEPVWNDLQGGVEKVISLIKEAGSNGANVVGFPEVFIPGYPWSIWQNSVFDNVPFMNEYFDNSLERESKEMDRIKAAVREAGVFVVLGYSERYRGTLYIAQSFIDPTGTIVHHRRKIKPTHVERAYWGDGQAESLKGVVDSQFGKIGGLNCWEHTQPLLRYYQYSQDVDIHVASWPLIWEPPEGKPWAYHISGSASNKFSQVMAMEGACFVMTCTEVLSEKGKANTKLAEMGSGSWGKTPGGGFTMIYGPDGSELSEPLDPGAEGIVYAEIDLADRAKAKQNLDVVGHYSRPDLLSLNVTGTAALPVRLSK from the exons ATGGCTTCTTCCAAGATCAAGGTTGCCGCCGTTCAAGCCGAACCCGTTTGGAACGATCTCCAAGGCGGCGTTGAAAAGGTCATTTCTCTGATCAAGGAAGCTGGTAGCAACGGAGCCAACGTTGTTGGTTTCCCAGAAGTCTTTATCCCTGGATACCCGTG GAGCATCTGGCAAAACTCGGTCTTTGACAATGTGCCCTTCATGAACGAGTACTTTGACAACTCGTTGGAGAGGGAGTCTAAGGAGATGGACCGTATTAAGGCAGCTGTCCGCGAAGCTGGGGTGTTTGTTGTTCTTGGATACAGCGAGCGATACCGAGGAACGCTGTACATCGCACAG TCATTCATTGACCCAACTGGCACCATTGTCCACCACCGTCGCAAGATTAAGCCCACGCATGTGGAGAGGGCCTACTGGGGTGACGGCCAGGCTGAGTCCCTCAAGGGTGTTGTCGACTCGCAGTTCGGCAAGATCGGAGGGCTCAACTGCTGGGAGCACACCCAACCTCTTCTGCGATACTACCAGTATTCCCAGGACGTCGACATCCACGTTGCAAGCTGGCCCCTCATCTGGGAGCCCCCAGAGGGCAAGCCCTGGGCCTACCACATCTCTGGAAGTGCAAGCAACAAGTTTTCTCAGGTTATGGCGATGGAGGGTGCATGCTTTGTCATGACCTGCACCGAAGTTCTGAGTGAAaagggcaaggccaacaCTAAGCTGGCGGAGATGGGCTCAGGATCCTGGGGCAAGACTCCTGGTGGAGGTTTCACCATGATCTACGGTCCTGATGGATCCGAGCTCTCGGAGCCTCTCGATCCTGGTGCGGAGGGTATCGTCTATGCCGAGATTGACCTCGCTGATCGAGCCAAGGCTAAGCAGAACCTTGACGTTGTGGGACACTATTCCCGACCTGATCTCCTGAGCCTCAACGTCACGGGTACTGCCGCTCTCCCTGTTCGTCTTAGCAAGTAG
- a CDS encoding DUF676 domain-containing protein, with protein sequence MSLRRSATRRAQASSDAAGPRQKRGLADVQQGIKQLHPEPGSDKETDIDIVFVPGLGAHPIDSWKSGTTKFNWAVDKEGIIKDFPNARVLLYMYESAWMGGFKVKQFLGNLASTLLDGLDGIRNDSKKSNPIVFIGHSMGGLVIAKAICIAESRKNVYPHLFEDITGCAVFGTPFKGAQAASMAVMLSYIGEKMDKAEPSKLLELMRPDDEGLNELRRDFVRAVGELHPKIALFGFWEEHKTQFSDLGPVPEFIKRLGIPLPKNLAEFVTRDSAILDCMDSMGLAANHRDLVKFESSKDLRYALIRSPLKRLINGAALVVKNRRKSTRPIDWDLFNKAMDALDGARVWKKRDEIEKKTTPSSWIPDEPEYVGWLSKDGGTLIPQPQGSEPLKQGECLWIRGPDGRGKTSATLAALKGIDHMIQAGADKPSVPILLAYFLCDSTPDYGTAEELVKSLVWQLIRRDEYLASHAEFLVGKTDKVKPKVQPLLTVENLWQVLQDILADKTLSDTSIYLVINNLEALPDSGSTSTLLSLLNAEVENMVGRHAKVRWMITSGESYRIGQALKGKSLRLIDLEDKKYSDQVQLELRNHAAEKVSALVKEKDYSKALAYFVSSLIGKRAQNTQWIDITCVHLQELPHKTDLQVRLQLEVVPQELDALLNFAWQQTFDVNRARVAEIKEMLRVLVLTQEDPTEQELALLAGLDSPAEQAELHDLVSKCKPLLSIKPTTRSETTVCFIDAVVKKHLLENARRMLGLSEEDIKLQHGMLGLRAFGHVMNALKDLGSIEPDEGDDAGQNDQFSDHESDGGDDEDGDDDDDGEEEEEDEDPEAPEIKDKAHAYAVKYWLYHASQATTDIADDLSREAEFWKKDSVIRRRWLTEHHRLTDSFKNWERVELTGLHVASAIGFRGLVAALLKNGYDDEKNMRDSLCYTPLHFAAAFGQTDIIEELLNKGASIDDGKEDDLQTPLHQAAAKGNVKAMVMLLQRGADPNASCDTFGRVINAAVDSGNCDAVKVLVEKDVSLEGEDSEEEEEEEEDGEAEGENKQPGDEAEDDNEDEDDDNEDDDDENEDEDDDDEDDEDDEEEFIRSPLALAALRSDLTMFEFLIKNYSEKLPPKEFNKALVKAAESGRLEAFNHLFDSYEHPQETFQRALEGAAYHDKWDILAVLLEKRPGLNCDQPFLNAAEGDDGDQAIRSMEAMWEYTNGSISAEQLDKSLYQATDFQNEKTVQLLLRFGASPDATGEVYGNALTAAAYDGTKDIVNMLLDAKADINSPNGWALQTAAAEGHMDIVELLLKRGADVNALTTNDNMSSGTALQAAVEARNGDIVALLLEHGADPNLGGGSLTCPIIAAANNGEKEILERLINAKADVNRLGGEYNSTPLTYAAMYLPQESLRSILDAGADINFADDDGDTPLILAARSPDAKSVQFLLDRGADVLLRNNSNDNALDVAMATEDIDCIKAVAQHVSAIMEALRVAMEGGDAAVTAVVRSVENRKQELNYDEPIPEEDENEDEDEEEKGEEKGEEETQGPTEPVAELEGASAAAGGENEQVSSRPVSEVKSFDSTSTLVPDEAGGSGSQTPDGAAALRNSYQPPQPGFAPIRRKPITGVRPTPYRPYQPPGDVTQQPGSEQNQYFAYRPGAQPEPPQAPEQAPQWPPNPAGVAEQISGSDRKEHRSSFFGMKAPWSGERYS encoded by the exons ATGTCGCTTCGTCGGTCGGCAACTCGCAGAGCTCAGGCTAGCAGTGATGCTGCTGGCCCAAGGCAAAAGAGGGGGCTTGCGGATGTTCAGCAGGGGATCAAGCAACTCCACCCCGAACCAGGCTCCGACAAGGAGACAGACATTGA CATCGTCTTTGTTCCTGGTCTTGGTGCCCATCCAATAGACAGCTGGAAGTCTGGAACGACGAAATTCAACTGGGCTGTTGACAAAGAGGGGATTATCAAGGACTTTCCCAATGCACGCGTTTTGCTCTACATGTACGAGTCCGCTTGGATGGGTGGATTCAAAGTGAAGCAGTTTCTTGGCAATCTTGCATCTACTCTTCTGGATGGGTTGGACGGGATAAGAAAT GATTCCAAAAAGTCAAACCCGATTGTGTTTATCGGACATAGCATGGGAGGTCTGGTTATCGCCAAG GCCATCTGTATCGCAGAGTCCCGTAAAAATGTCTACCCTCACTTGTTTGAGGATATCACCGGCTGTGCCGTCTTCGGTACCCCGTTCAAAGGTGCCCAAGCTGCTTCTATGGCCGTCATGCTCTCGTACATCGGCGAGAAGATGGACAAAGCCGAGCCATcgaagctcctcgagctgATGAGACCTGATGATGAGGGACTAAATGAGCTGAGGCGCGACTTTGTGAGAGCCGTGGGAGAGTTGCACCCCAAGATTGCCCTGTTTGGCTTCTGGGAAGAGCACAAGACCCAGTTCTCCGATCTCGGTCCTGTGCCGGAGTTTATCAAGCGTCTCGGGATTCCTCTACCGAAGAATCTTGCAGAGTTTGTCACCAGAGACTCGGCAATCCTGGATTGTATGGACTCGATGGGTTTGGCAGCCAACCATCGAGACTTGGTCAAGTTTGAGAGCTCTAAGGACCTTCGCTATGCCTTGATCCGAAGTCCCCTCAAGAGGTTGATCAATGGTGCCGCTTTGGTGGTCAAGAACCGTCGCAAGTCTACAAGACCCATCGACTGGGACCtcttcaacaaggccatggatGCTCTTGATGGAGCACGGGTATGGAAAAAGCGGGACGAGATTGAAAAGAAAACTACGCCCTCGTCATGGATACCCGATGAGCCGGAATACGTCGGTTGGCTTTCCAAGGATGGTGGCACTCTGATCCCTCAGCCTCAGGGGTCCGAACCTCTTAAACAAGGCGAATGCCTCTGGATCCGTGGCCCAGATGGAAGAGGCAAGACCAGTGCCACTTTGGCAGCACTCAAGGGTATCGACCACATGATCCAGGCAGGGGCAGACAAGCCCTCAGTCCCCATTCTCCTCGCATACTTCTTGTGCGACAGTACCCCCGATTACGGCACAGCTGAGGAACTCGTCAAGTCACTTGTGTGGCAGCTCATTAGAAGGGATGAGTACCTCGCTTCACACGCCGAGTTTCTGGTAGGCAAGACCGATAAAGTCAAGCCCAAGGTCCAGCCGCTGTTGACAGTCGAGAATCTTTGGCAAGTGCTTCAGGACATTCTGGCCGATAAGACCTTGTCTGACACAAGCATCTATCTTGtcatcaacaaccttgaAGCGCTCCCAGACTCAGGCTCTACAAGCACGCTCCTGAGCTTACTCAACGCCGAGGTCGAGAACATGGTTGGACGACATGCGAAAGTTAGGTGGATGATCACCAGTGGAGAGTCATATCGCATCGGACAGGCCCTCAAAGGCAAGTCCCTGAGGCTGATTGACCTGGAGGATAAAAAGTACAGCGACCAGGTTCAGTTGGAGTTGAGAAATCATGCCGCTGAGAAGGTCTCTGCCTTGGTCAAGGAAAAGGACTACAGCAAGGCTCTTGCCTACTTTGTCAGCAGCTTGATCGGCAAACGGGCTCAAAACACGCAATGGATCGATATTACATGCGTCCACCTCCAGGAGCTTCCTCACAAGACCGATCTCCAAGTCCGTCTCCAGTTGGAAGTTGTGCCCCAGGAACTCGACGCGCTTCTCAATTTTGCGTGGCAGCAGACTTTTGATGTCAACCGCGCCAGGGTTgctgagatcaaggagatgctAAGAGTCTTGGTCCTCACTCAAGAGGACCCGACAGAGCAAGAGCTCGCTCTTCTTGCGGGCTTGGACTCTCCCGCGGAACAGGCAGAGCTTCACGACCTGGTATCCAAGTGCAAGCCGTTGTTAAGCATCAAGCCGACTACCAGATCCGAGACTACGGTTTGCTTCATCGACGCAGTTGTCAAGAAGCACCTCTTGGAGAATGCTCGCAGGATGCTTGGATTATCAGAAGAGGACATCAAGCTACAGCACGGCATGCTTGGCCTTCGAGCATTTGGTCATGTCATGAACGCTCTCAAAGATCTCGGCAGTATTGAGCCAGATGAGGGTGATGACGCGGGACAAAATGACCAATTCTCCGACCACGAGTCCGATGGTGGAGATGAcgaagatggcgatgacgatgacgatggcgaagaagaagaagaagatgaagacccTGAAGCACCTGAGATCAAAGACAAAGCTCATGCTTACGCCGTGAAATATTGGCTTTATCACGCTAGCCAAGCCACTACCGACATTGCCGATGACTTGAGTCGAGAGGCAGAATTCTGGAAGAAGGACTCAGTCATTCGTCGCCGTTGGCTTACAGAGCATCACCGACTTACCGATTCTTTCAAGAACTGGGAACGTGTTGAGTTAACTGGTCTTCATGTAGCTTCCGCCATTGGGTTCAGAGGGTTAGTTGCAGCTCTGTTGAAGAATGGAtatgacgacgagaagaacaTGAGAGACTCGTTGTGTTATACGCCT CTTCACTTTGCCGCCGCATTCGGACAGACAGATATCATTGAGGAGCTCCTAAACAAGGGCGCGTCAATCGATGACGGCAAAGAAGACGACCTCCAGACTCCCCTGCATCAAGCTGCAGCCAAGGGCAATGTCAAGGCTATGGTCATGCTACTGCAAAGGGGAGCAGACCCGAATGCCAGCTGCGATACTTTTGGCAGAGTCATTAACGCTGCCGTTGACTCTGGAAACTGTGATGCCGTGAAGGTCTTGGTTGAGAAGGATGTTTCTCTTGAGGGAGAAGacagcgaggaagaggaagaggaagaggaggatggtgaggCTGAGGGGGAGAACAAGCAGCCAGGAGATGAAGCCGAGGACGAcaatgaggacgaggatgacgacaatgaagacgatgacgacgagaatgaagacgaagacgatgatgatgaagacgatgaagacgacgaagaagagTTTATTCGCTCTCCACTGGCCCTGGCAGCTCTCCGCTCAGACCTGACAATGTTCGAGTTCCTCATCAAAAACTACTCGGAGAAACTTCCACCAAAAGAATTCAACAAGGCTCTCGTCAAGGCTGCAGAGAGTGGTCGTCTCGAAGCCTTCAACCATCTCTTCGACTCGTACGAGCACCCCCAAGAGACGTTCCAGAGGGCACTTGAAGGGGCGGCATATCATGACAAGTGGGACATTCTGGCAGTCTTGCTCGAGAAGCGCCCTGGTCTGAACTGTGATCAGCCCTTCTTGAACGCGGccgagggcgatgatgggGATCAAGCGATTCGGTCGATGGAGGCTATGTGGGAGTATACTAACGGATCCATTTCTGCCGAGCAGTTGGATAAGTCTTTGTATCAAGCCACCGATTTTCAAAACGAAAAGACGGTTCAGCTGCTTCTTAGATTTGGAGCAAGCCCTGATGCCACCGGCGAAGT GTACGGAAATGccttgacagcagcagcatatGACGGCACCAAAGATATCGTCAACATGCTCCTCGACGCAAAGGCTGACATCAACTCTCCCAACGGATGGGCTCTGCAGACTGCTGCCGCTGAGGGTCACATGGACATtgttgagctgcttctcAAGCGTGGAGCTGACGTCAATGCACTGACTACCAACGATAACATGAGCTCAGGAACTGCTCTGCAAGCAGCCGTCGAAGCTAGAAATGGGGATAttgttgctcttcttctcgagcatGGCGCTGATCCAAACCTCGGAGGAGGCTCGCTGACATGCCCCATCATCGCAGCGGCAAACAACGGAGAAAAGGAGATCCTGGAGcgcctcatcaacgccaaggCTGACGTGAACCGCTTGGGAGGAGAGTATAATTCGACCCCCCTGACCTACGCAGCCATGTATCTGCCCCAAGAATCTCTGCGGTCTATCCTTGATGCCGGCGCCGACATCAACTTTGccgatgacgacggcgacaCCCCGCTCATTCTGGCTGCAAGGTCGCCGGATGCCAAGTCTGTGCAGTTCTTGCTTGACCGTGGCGCTGATGTGTTGCTGAGGAATAACAGCAACGACAACGCGTTGGATGTGGCTATGGCGACTGAGGACATTGATTGCATTAAAGCCGTTGCCCAACACGTTTCTGCGATTATGGAGGCTTTGAGAGTTGCCATGGAGGGCGGTGATGCTGCGGTTACGGCTGTTGTTCGAAGTGTTGAGAACCGCAAGCAAGAACTCAACTATGATGAGCCAATtcctgaggaggatgagaatgaggatgaagatgaagaggagaagggagaggagaagggagaggaggagactcAGGGCCCTACTGAGCCGGTCGCTGAACTTGAAGgagcttctgctgctgctgggggaGAGAATGAGCAAGTCTCGAGCCGACCTGTATCCGAAGTGAAATCTTTTGACTCTACCAGCACCCTTGTGCCGGATGAAGCAGGAGGCTCGGGAAGCCAGACACCAGACGGTGCTGCAGCTCTGAGGAACAGCTATCAACCTCCTCAGCCAGGGTTTGCTCCCATCAGGAGAAAGCCCATCACCGGCGTGAGGCCCACCCCGTACAGACCATACCAACCGCCTGGTGATGTAACCCAGCAGCCCGGATCTGAACAGAATCAGTATTTCGCCTACAGGCCAGGGGCGCAGCCAGAGCCACCTCAGGCTCCTGAGCAAGCGCCTCAGTGGCCACCCAACCCAGCCGGAGTGGCAGAACA GATATCTGGATCTGATAGGAAAGAGCATCGATCGTCGTTCTTTGGGATGAAGGCTCCCTGGTCAGGAGAGCGTTACTCCTAG